A portion of the Hoylesella buccalis ATCC 35310 genome contains these proteins:
- the nrdG gene encoding anaerobic ribonucleoside-triphosphate reductase activating protein — MLSILSILEDTTVDGPGFRTTVYCAGCPNACPGCHNPQTWDIHNGQWMQVEDIMRVIEADPFANVTFSGGDPMFQAEGFAELAHAIKTRTNKTIWCYTGFTFEALIKNPQQRQLLEWIDVLVDGPFVEKLKDPDLLFRGSSNQRIINVPLSLQQGRVVLWEVTCDCS, encoded by the coding sequence ATGCTATCCATCCTATCCATTCTCGAAGACACCACGGTAGACGGACCGGGCTTTCGCACCACCGTCTACTGTGCAGGATGCCCTAACGCCTGCCCGGGTTGTCACAACCCACAGACATGGGACATCCACAACGGACAATGGATGCAAGTGGAGGACATCATGCGTGTGATAGAGGCAGACCCCTTTGCCAACGTCACCTTCTCGGGAGGTGACCCCATGTTTCAAGCCGAAGGATTCGCGGAATTAGCACACGCCATAAAGACACGCACCAACAAAACAATATGGTGCTACACGGGCTTTACCTTCGAAGCGCTCATCAAGAATCCGCAACAACGCCAACTGCTCGAGTGGATAGATGTGTTAGTAGACGGTCCGTTTGTGGAAAAACTCAAAGATCCTGACCTGCTCTTTCGTGGCAGCTCCAACCAGCGCATCATCAACGTGCCACTATCGCTTCAGCAAGGCAGGGTGGTGCTGTGGGAAGTTACTTGCGATTGTTCCTAA